In a single window of the Pontibacter russatus genome:
- the rseP gene encoding RIP metalloprotease RseP, whose protein sequence is MDVIVMVGQLILGLTILVGLHELGHMLAAKWFGMRVEKYAIGFPPKLFGKKIGETEYMLGLIPLGGFVKISGMVDESMDTEALKEEPKPWEFRSKPAWQRLIVMMGGIIVNVITGIVIFIALTYHYGEQYIPAEELKYGIVANEVGREIGFQTGDKVVAVNGKKLERFDEIRSMEALLGSNAYYTVERNGKLVDIQVPVDLMDKMADNEGDAFFVEPRVPFKVGDVVANSAADKAGLQEGDIITKVNGQGVQFFHEFQQAMQQNKGRSVAMTVKRDDKLIKLKTEVSEDGTIGFHSVPLLEFATRDYSLTESIPEGTEQAFNVIAANVKGFGKIFRGEVSASKSLSGPIGIAQIFGDTFNWYKFWTITGMLSMVLAFMNFLPIPALDGGHVVFLTYEMISGRKPSDNFLENAQKVGMVILLGLMAFAIFNDVFKLIF, encoded by the coding sequence ATGGATGTAATTGTAATGGTGGGCCAGCTCATACTGGGCCTGACGATACTGGTAGGGCTACATGAGTTGGGGCACATGCTGGCCGCCAAATGGTTTGGGATGCGGGTCGAGAAATACGCCATTGGCTTCCCGCCCAAACTGTTCGGCAAAAAGATAGGGGAGACGGAGTATATGCTGGGCCTCATACCCCTGGGCGGCTTCGTGAAGATTTCCGGCATGGTGGATGAGTCCATGGACACGGAGGCGCTGAAAGAGGAGCCAAAGCCCTGGGAGTTCAGGTCCAAGCCCGCCTGGCAGCGCCTGATCGTGATGATGGGCGGCATCATCGTCAACGTCATCACCGGCATTGTCATCTTTATCGCACTCACCTACCACTACGGCGAGCAGTATATACCGGCCGAGGAATTGAAGTACGGCATCGTGGCCAACGAGGTAGGCAGGGAAATCGGGTTCCAGACCGGCGACAAAGTGGTGGCCGTGAACGGGAAGAAGCTGGAGCGCTTCGACGAAATCCGGTCGATGGAGGCCCTGCTGGGCAGCAATGCCTATTACACCGTGGAGCGCAACGGCAAGCTGGTGGATATACAGGTGCCCGTGGACCTGATGGACAAGATGGCGGACAACGAGGGGGACGCCTTTTTTGTGGAGCCGCGCGTGCCGTTCAAGGTGGGGGATGTGGTGGCAAACAGCGCCGCCGATAAGGCAGGCCTGCAGGAGGGCGACATCATCACCAAAGTAAATGGGCAGGGCGTGCAGTTCTTCCATGAGTTTCAGCAGGCCATGCAGCAAAACAAAGGCAGGTCCGTAGCCATGACCGTGAAGCGCGACGACAAACTCATCAAGCTGAAAACGGAGGTAAGCGAGGACGGTACCATCGGCTTCCACTCCGTGCCGCTGCTGGAGTTCGCCACCCGCGACTATTCCCTGACGGAGTCTATCCCGGAGGGAACGGAGCAGGCTTTCAACGTGATTGCCGCCAACGTGAAGGGCTTCGGCAAGATTTTCCGGGGTGAGGTGTCCGCCTCCAAGTCGTTAAGCGGCCCGATCGGAATTGCACAGATTTTCGGCGACACGTTCAACTGGTATAAGTTCTGGACCATCACGGGCATGCTGTCCATGGTGCTGGCCTTCATGAACTTCCTGCCCATACCGGCGCTGGATGGCGGGCACGTGGTTTTCCTGACGTACGAGATGATCAGCGGGCGCAAACCCTCCGATAACTTTTTAGAGAACGCCCAGAAAGTGGGAATGGTTATATTGCTTGGCTTGATGGCTTTCGCTATCTTTAACGACGTGTTCAAGCTGATCTTTTAA
- the lon gene encoding endopeptidase La has translation MNQTFKHFLHNLLLSGISDDEESELIPVITADIEDDVKTEDLPDELPILAVRNTVLFPGVVLPITVSRKKSVKLVRKAHTGDKIVGVVAQKNTSSDDPSGEDLYPVGTVAKILKMLVLPDGNTTIIIQGQSRFRIDEIKREDPYLTARVSLCEETPLDRKNRQVKALVQSLKDAAGKMLKLNPEIPQEAQVALDNIDSPSFLTHFLSSNLNVEVAQKQALLEVNDSTERGTQLLELMLREIQMLELKQEIHSKVHTDIDQQQRDYFLRQQIKVLQDELGQEGPDQEIERFRERAKKKKWAEPVAKHFQKEIEKLARLNSQAAEYPVAVNYLEFLLDLPWNEFTKDNFNLKRTKKILDADHYGLEKVKERILEYLAVLKLKNDMKAPILCLYGPPGVGKTSLGRSVAKALGRNYVRMSLGGVRDEAEIRGHRRTYVGAMPGKIISQIKKTGSSNPVIILDEIDKLASDFRGDPASALLEVLDPEQNHTFMDNYLDVEYDLSKVLFIATANSLDTIQPALRDRMEIIEITGYTLEEKAEIAKRHLVPKQLKEHGLEPDDVKVPKQTLHKLIDDYTRESGVRNLERKIGQLVRNTAKQKAMEEEFAKTIKPEDVTKILGSEIFDRDIYQDIDTAGVVTGLAWTSVGGDILFIESILSRGKGKLTLSGQLGDVMKESAMTAISYLKAHADLLDIDYRLFDQYDLHIHFPEGAVPKDGPSAGIAIFTSIASVFTQRKVKSRLAMTGEITLRGKVLPVGGIKEKILAAKRAGIIDIILCQKNKKDINEIPAHYIKGLHIHYVDRVDDVVKIALLKEKVKNPLKLTVREEKILDE, from the coding sequence ATGAACCAAACATTCAAGCATTTTCTACACAACCTGTTACTAAGCGGAATTTCTGACGACGAGGAGAGCGAGCTCATCCCGGTAATCACAGCAGACATTGAGGATGACGTAAAGACGGAGGACCTGCCCGACGAGCTGCCGATACTGGCGGTGCGCAACACGGTGCTTTTTCCGGGGGTGGTGCTGCCCATCACGGTCAGCCGGAAGAAGTCGGTGAAACTGGTGCGCAAGGCCCACACCGGCGATAAGATTGTGGGCGTGGTGGCGCAGAAGAACACCAGCAGCGACGATCCGTCCGGAGAAGACCTCTATCCTGTAGGCACCGTAGCCAAGATCCTCAAGATGCTGGTGCTGCCCGACGGCAATACCACCATCATCATCCAGGGCCAGAGCCGCTTCCGCATCGACGAGATAAAACGCGAGGACCCTTACCTGACAGCCAGGGTGAGCCTGTGCGAGGAAACGCCGCTGGACAGAAAGAACAGGCAGGTGAAGGCGCTGGTGCAGTCGCTGAAGGACGCGGCGGGCAAGATGCTGAAGCTGAACCCGGAGATTCCGCAGGAGGCGCAGGTGGCCCTTGACAACATCGACAGCCCCAGCTTCCTGACGCACTTCCTGTCGAGCAACCTGAACGTGGAGGTGGCCCAGAAGCAGGCGCTGCTGGAGGTGAACGACAGCACCGAGCGCGGCACCCAGTTGCTGGAACTGATGCTCCGCGAAATCCAGATGCTGGAGCTGAAGCAGGAAATCCACTCCAAGGTACACACCGACATCGACCAGCAGCAACGCGACTATTTCCTGCGGCAGCAGATCAAGGTGCTGCAGGACGAGCTGGGGCAGGAGGGACCCGACCAGGAGATAGAGCGTTTCCGGGAGCGGGCGAAGAAGAAGAAATGGGCCGAGCCGGTGGCGAAGCACTTCCAGAAGGAGATAGAGAAGCTGGCCCGCCTCAACTCGCAGGCGGCCGAGTACCCCGTGGCGGTGAACTACCTCGAGTTCCTGCTCGACCTGCCCTGGAACGAGTTCACCAAAGACAACTTCAACCTGAAGCGCACCAAAAAGATTCTGGACGCCGACCATTATGGCCTGGAGAAGGTGAAGGAGCGGATTCTGGAGTACCTGGCCGTGCTGAAGCTGAAGAACGATATGAAAGCGCCCATCCTGTGCCTGTACGGACCTCCGGGCGTCGGTAAAACCTCATTGGGCCGCTCCGTCGCCAAGGCGCTGGGCCGTAACTATGTGCGCATGTCGCTGGGCGGCGTGCGCGATGAGGCCGAGATACGGGGCCATCGGCGCACCTACGTGGGCGCCATGCCGGGAAAGATCATCAGCCAGATAAAGAAAACCGGTTCTTCCAACCCGGTCATTATCCTGGATGAGATCGACAAGCTGGCCTCCGATTTTAGGGGAGACCCGGCCTCCGCGCTGCTGGAGGTGCTGGACCCGGAGCAGAACCACACCTTCATGGACAATTACCTGGACGTGGAGTACGACCTTTCGAAGGTGCTATTCATTGCCACCGCCAACTCCCTCGATACCATCCAGCCCGCCCTGCGCGACCGCATGGAGATCATCGAGATTACGGGTTATACCCTGGAGGAGAAAGCGGAAATTGCCAAGCGCCACCTCGTGCCCAAGCAACTGAAGGAGCACGGCCTGGAGCCGGATGACGTGAAGGTGCCAAAGCAGACGCTCCATAAACTGATTGACGATTATACCCGCGAGTCCGGGGTCAGGAACCTGGAGCGGAAAATCGGACAACTGGTGCGCAATACAGCCAAGCAGAAGGCGATGGAGGAGGAGTTCGCCAAAACCATCAAACCAGAAGATGTGACCAAAATTCTTGGCTCCGAGATTTTTGACCGGGATATATACCAGGACATCGACACGGCGGGCGTGGTAACCGGCCTGGCCTGGACCTCGGTGGGCGGCGATATCCTGTTTATCGAGTCTATCCTGAGCCGGGGCAAGGGCAAACTCACCTTATCGGGCCAGTTGGGGGATGTGATGAAGGAGTCGGCGATGACGGCTATATCTTACCTGAAAGCGCACGCCGACCTGCTCGATATCGATTACCGCCTGTTCGACCAGTACGACCTGCACATCCACTTCCCGGAAGGTGCAGTTCCGAAAGACGGTCCGTCGGCCGGTATTGCCATTTTTACGTCTATTGCCTCTGTGTTCACGCAGCGCAAGGTGAAGTCGCGGCTGGCGATGACGGGTGAGATAACACTGCGCGGCAAGGTGCTGCCGGTGGGCGGCATCAAAGAAAAAATACTGGCGGCCAAACGTGCCGGCATCATCGACATTATCCTTTGTCAGAAAAACAAGAAAGATATCAACGAGATACCGGCGCACTATATAAAAGGCCTGCACATCCATTATGTGGACCGCGTGGATGACGTGGTGAAGATCGCGTTGCTGAAAGAGAAGGTGAAAAATCCGCTGAAGCTGACGGTGCGGGAGGAAAAAATTCTGGATGAGTGA
- a CDS encoding OmpA family protein, which translates to MKRPFLLAIYLLLLLYGPFQSQGQQYKRASPAGLKVHKQIPDPVYQPDFPNLNKIPYYHEPRRLAAIQKLEKRGKYKQALPLLERYVQNFGIQNFYKDTHLLWRLGQLYERQGDTEKAKALYRLVLKHHRSDVREVTSHYDSLDKNTTDYYVPLDYYYELVEYRKSIATFKPPRGVYVNMGSAINSDYADYGPTLNDESQRLIYTSKRNVNYQGMETRVNEDLFYSKQNNGFWEEVQSFGKPINSIYNEGSACLSRDGQTLYFARCEAPDGMGNCDLYKATLQADGSWGGITNLGANVNSEAWDSQPTLSRNEDTLYFASDRLGGFGLSDIYFTHKTKGGNWARAQNLGPVVNTRESEVSPFFHPLYQVLYFSSRGQLYNFGDFDIYKTYKVQGHWQEPRNIGPLVNGRGSEYYFTIDAASKNLYYARSEPDDLNNLDLYSFPLPMEAHPLAVTKVEGTLTDSVTQKPLSGIISIIDMDNGVEISSRYIRPDGSFEFDLIDNTRYMILIQSPDFFTIERELSLQQDTSFQVMTTVIDYSIPLVFQNIEFDENQSTIKAGMEPVLDEVALFLIDHPTYRLEIAGHTDGLGNPEFNLSLSQDRANAIKQYIERKLNIPGDRIDAIGYGSQKPLREEKTDEDRRMNRRVEFTIIKPKKNNR; encoded by the coding sequence ATGAAGCGACCTTTCCTGCTGGCTATATACTTGCTGCTACTGCTTTATGGCCCTTTTCAGAGCCAGGGGCAGCAGTACAAGCGTGCCTCCCCCGCCGGCCTGAAGGTACACAAACAAATCCCCGATCCTGTCTATCAACCCGATTTCCCCAATTTAAATAAAATACCTTACTATCACGAGCCCAGGCGGCTGGCGGCGATACAAAAACTGGAAAAGCGCGGAAAATACAAGCAGGCGCTGCCACTGCTGGAGCGGTATGTACAAAACTTCGGCATCCAGAATTTTTACAAAGACACGCACCTGCTCTGGCGCCTGGGCCAGCTCTACGAGCGGCAGGGCGACACGGAGAAAGCCAAGGCGCTCTACCGCCTCGTGCTCAAGCACCACCGCTCCGACGTGCGGGAGGTCACCTCGCACTACGACTCGCTGGACAAGAACACCACAGACTACTACGTGCCGCTCGATTATTATTACGAGCTGGTGGAGTACCGCAAGTCCATCGCCACGTTTAAGCCGCCCAGAGGCGTGTACGTGAACATGGGCAGCGCCATCAACTCCGACTACGCCGACTACGGCCCCACCCTGAATGACGAAAGCCAGCGGCTTATATATACCTCGAAGCGAAACGTGAACTATCAGGGCATGGAGACGCGGGTAAACGAGGATCTGTTTTACAGCAAACAGAACAACGGTTTCTGGGAGGAGGTGCAGTCGTTCGGGAAGCCCATCAACAGCATCTACAACGAGGGCTCCGCCTGCCTGAGCCGCGACGGCCAGACCCTGTACTTCGCCCGGTGCGAGGCGCCGGACGGCATGGGCAACTGCGACCTATATAAAGCCACGCTGCAGGCGGACGGCTCGTGGGGCGGCATCACCAACCTGGGAGCAAACGTGAACTCCGAGGCCTGGGACTCGCAGCCCACGCTCTCCCGCAACGAAGACACACTCTACTTCGCCTCAGACCGCCTGGGCGGCTTTGGCCTGTCGGATATATACTTCACCCATAAAACGAAAGGCGGCAACTGGGCGCGGGCGCAGAACCTGGGCCCGGTGGTGAACACGCGCGAGAGTGAGGTGAGCCCGTTCTTCCACCCGCTCTACCAGGTGCTGTACTTCAGCTCGCGGGGCCAGCTCTATAACTTCGGCGACTTCGACATCTATAAAACCTACAAGGTGCAGGGCCACTGGCAGGAGCCGCGCAACATCGGGCCGCTGGTGAACGGGCGCGGCAGCGAGTACTACTTCACCATCGACGCCGCCTCCAAAAACCTCTACTACGCCCGCTCCGAACCCGACGACCTCAACAACCTTGACCTGTACTCGTTTCCGCTGCCCATGGAGGCCCACCCGCTGGCCGTTACCAAAGTAGAGGGCACGCTCACCGACTCAGTTACCCAAAAGCCGCTGTCGGGCATTATCTCCATCATCGACATGGACAACGGCGTGGAAATCTCCTCCCGGTACATCCGCCCGGACGGCTCCTTCGAGTTCGACCTGATCGACAACACGCGCTATATGATTTTGATCCAGAGCCCGGACTTCTTCACCATTGAGCGGGAGCTGTCGCTGCAACAGGACACGTCGTTTCAGGTGATGACAACGGTGATCGACTACAGCATCCCGCTTGTGTTCCAGAACATCGAGTTTGACGAGAACCAGTCGACGATTAAGGCGGGGATGGAGCCGGTGCTGGATGAGGTAGCGCTGTTCCTGATCGACCACCCCACCTACCGGCTGGAGATCGCGGGCCACACCGACGGCCTGGGAAACCCCGAGTTCAACCTCTCGCTTTCGCAGGACCGGGCAAATGCCATCAAACAGTACATAGAGCGCAAGTTAAACATTCCAGGCGACCGCATCGACGCCATCGGCTACGGCAGCCAGAAGCCGCTGCGGGAGGAGAAGACCGACGAGGACCGCCGCATGAACCGCCGCGTGGAGTTCACCATTATCAAACCGAAGAAGAATAACCGGTAG
- a CDS encoding LysM peptidoglycan-binding domain-containing protein, with translation MKSPFSQSLTSLIVLFFLAFTAAGTAPAAPDLYINPHAVASPGDSVYVVQQGDTYYSLSRRFSIPLDSLQKWNNNTLQIGQTLYLARQPKPAENSTASAAAQPADQPAPASRQVEPQAKAATAVAAAPRAAESTSASPVPAPGPAALKTRSRILVIPFDPYLYFSDADYEIARQSHIPRQNVRHVFRGRLNAMLAPKGYETIHLLGGVYRDSVSELSRIYKSLSYSYQDNKQSRYNHQPVVKEEEKGAVAWVLRQKEKMGMGEEPEKVSVAQDPTKHFGVKVKDPNFFTYFNGQYGIDYYVFINQFEVKTIYENCLDRAAQNYQRDFLVHYSIYDSNGELVSGNKVKVPYQSNINDVQRIVSDNMPNMAQRVLADLPATK, from the coding sequence ATGAAATCCCCTTTTAGCCAATCCCTTACAAGCTTAATCGTACTTTTTTTTCTTGCCTTTACCGCCGCCGGGACGGCACCAGCCGCACCGGACTTATATATAAACCCGCACGCTGTGGCCTCCCCCGGCGACAGCGTGTACGTGGTGCAGCAGGGCGACACCTACTACAGCCTGTCGCGCCGCTTCAGCATCCCGCTGGACTCGCTGCAAAAGTGGAACAACAACACCCTGCAGATAGGCCAGACACTGTACCTGGCGCGGCAGCCCAAGCCTGCCGAAAATAGCACTGCTTCCGCGGCTGCACAGCCTGCCGATCAGCCGGCGCCAGCCTCCCGGCAAGTTGAGCCGCAGGCAAAGGCTGCTACTGCTGTTGCCGCCGCGCCGCGGGCCGCAGAAAGCACCTCCGCGTCCCCGGTGCCAGCCCCCGGCCCCGCCGCTCTCAAAACCAGGAGCCGCATCCTCGTCATCCCCTTCGACCCCTATCTGTACTTCTCCGACGCCGACTACGAGATTGCGCGCCAGTCGCATATACCGCGGCAGAACGTGCGCCACGTGTTCCGGGGCAGGCTGAACGCCATGCTGGCGCCGAAAGGCTATGAAACCATCCACCTGCTGGGCGGCGTGTACCGCGACAGCGTGAGCGAGCTGAGCCGTATATATAAATCGCTCAGCTACAGCTATCAGGACAACAAGCAGTCGCGCTACAACCACCAGCCCGTGGTGAAGGAGGAAGAGAAAGGGGCTGTGGCCTGGGTGCTGCGCCAGAAGGAAAAGATGGGGATGGGCGAGGAGCCGGAGAAGGTGTCGGTGGCGCAGGACCCTACCAAGCACTTCGGCGTGAAGGTGAAAGACCCGAACTTCTTCACCTACTTCAACGGCCAGTACGGCATCGATTACTACGTTTTCATCAACCAGTTTGAGGTGAAAACCATATATGAAAACTGCCTGGACAGGGCGGCACAGAACTATCAGCGCGATTTTCTGGTTCATTACTCTATATATGACAGTAATGGCGAGCTGGTGTCCGGCAACAAGGTGAAGGTGCCTTACCAATCCAACATCAACGACGTGCAGCGCATCGTGAGCGACAACATGCCCAATATGGCGCAGCGCGTACTGGCCGACCTGCCCGCCACGAAATAA
- the porQ gene encoding type IX secretion system protein PorQ has product MSLHKPLLTFLLLSLTLAAQAQVGGQRGFTFLELPNSAKQAALGGVNVTAGAHDVSMVAANPALLHAEMDHQLSLSYIGYLADIKQSSVAYAFNTAKHGRWAAGINYLNYGDFVQRDATGAVEGSFTVNDYMLSLTHARHVEAFTLGATAKVAVSSMAGSQAVGLLADAGVAFKHPEKDLTVGLAFKNMGYHVKPYEGGDRQPMPFDAQLGISYKPEHMPVRLSLTAHRLYQFDIVYLDPNAPGQLDENGNEVKEEKKLADKIARHFVLGAEFIFSKNFQVRAGYNHLRRRELRLDTASGGAGFSLGAMLRVRAFELSYGSAFFHPSGATHYITLSTNTQTILKKKSI; this is encoded by the coding sequence ATGAGTCTACACAAGCCCCTGCTAACCTTTCTGCTACTCAGCTTAACGCTGGCGGCGCAGGCGCAGGTGGGCGGGCAGCGGGGCTTCACGTTTCTGGAGTTGCCGAACAGCGCAAAGCAGGCAGCTTTGGGCGGCGTCAACGTGACGGCGGGGGCGCACGATGTGAGCATGGTGGCAGCCAACCCAGCCTTGCTGCATGCGGAAATGGACCACCAGCTTTCGCTGAGCTATATAGGCTACCTGGCCGATATAAAACAAAGCAGTGTGGCCTATGCCTTCAACACAGCGAAACATGGGCGCTGGGCGGCGGGCATCAATTACCTCAACTACGGGGATTTTGTGCAGCGCGACGCCACCGGGGCTGTTGAAGGCAGCTTCACCGTAAATGACTATATGTTGAGCCTGACGCACGCCCGGCATGTGGAGGCTTTTACGTTAGGAGCCACGGCCAAAGTAGCGGTATCGAGTATGGCGGGCAGTCAGGCGGTAGGGCTGCTGGCCGATGCCGGCGTTGCTTTCAAGCATCCGGAGAAAGACCTGACGGTGGGGCTCGCGTTTAAGAACATGGGATACCATGTGAAGCCATATGAGGGTGGCGATCGGCAGCCGATGCCCTTCGATGCGCAGTTAGGCATCAGCTACAAGCCGGAGCATATGCCCGTGCGGCTGTCGCTCACGGCGCACCGCCTCTACCAGTTCGACATCGTGTACCTCGACCCGAACGCGCCGGGGCAGCTGGATGAGAACGGAAACGAGGTGAAGGAAGAGAAGAAGCTGGCTGATAAAATAGCGCGGCATTTTGTACTGGGGGCTGAATTCATCTTCAGCAAAAACTTTCAGGTGCGGGCAGGCTACAATCACCTGCGCCGCCGCGAGCTGCGCCTCGACACCGCATCGGGCGGGGCCGGTTTCTCACTGGGGGCCATGCTGCGGGTGCGGGCGTTCGAGCTGAGTTATGGCAGCGCCTTTTTTCACCCTTCTGGTGCCACGCACTACATCACCCTCAGCACCAACACCCAAACGATCCTGAAAAAGAAAAGTATTTGA
- a CDS encoding 1-deoxy-D-xylulose-5-phosphate reductoisomerase, with protein MRRIALLGSTGSIGTQALDVIKANPDSFELEVLTAHSNADLLVRQALEFRPNAVVISREDLYGQVRDALQHEDIKVYAGSNALCSVVEMGTVDMVLTAMVGYAGLQPTIRAIKAGKQIALANKETLVVAGQLITGLAKEHGVNIYPVDSEHSAIFQCLAGEFHNPIEKIILTASGGPFRGRTTAELAQVTKAQALKHPNWDMGAKITIDSASLMNKGLEVIEAKWLFGLRNEQIEVVVHPQSIVHSLVQFEDGSIKAQLGLPDMKLPIQYALGYPQRLKSAFPRFSFLDYPQLTFEQPDLKTFRNLQIAYGAMERGGNMPCVLNAANEVAVSAFLHDEVGFLQMSDIIESCMAKVAYIANPSYEDYVETDRETRVQAAGLIGRSA; from the coding sequence ATGAGAAGAATCGCCCTATTAGGCTCCACGGGCTCCATTGGCACGCAGGCGCTGGACGTGATAAAAGCCAACCCCGACAGCTTTGAGCTGGAGGTGCTCACGGCCCACAGCAACGCCGACCTGCTGGTGCGGCAGGCGCTGGAGTTCAGACCCAATGCCGTGGTCATCTCCCGCGAAGACCTGTACGGGCAGGTGCGCGACGCATTGCAACACGAGGATATAAAGGTATATGCCGGCTCCAACGCGCTGTGCTCGGTGGTGGAAATGGGCACCGTGGACATGGTGCTCACCGCCATGGTGGGCTACGCCGGGCTGCAGCCCACCATCCGCGCCATAAAAGCTGGCAAGCAAATTGCCCTGGCCAACAAGGAGACGCTGGTAGTGGCCGGGCAGCTGATTACGGGGCTGGCAAAGGAGCATGGCGTGAACATATACCCCGTGGACTCGGAGCACAGCGCCATATTCCAGTGCCTGGCGGGCGAATTTCACAACCCGATCGAGAAAATCATACTGACGGCCTCGGGCGGTCCGTTTAGAGGACGCACCACGGCAGAGCTGGCGCAGGTAACGAAGGCGCAGGCCCTGAAGCACCCGAACTGGGACATGGGCGCCAAGATCACCATCGACTCGGCTTCGCTGATGAACAAGGGGCTGGAGGTGATTGAGGCCAAGTGGCTGTTCGGGCTGCGCAACGAGCAGATTGAGGTGGTGGTGCATCCGCAGTCCATCGTACACTCGCTGGTGCAGTTCGAGGACGGCTCCATCAAGGCGCAACTCGGCCTGCCGGATATGAAACTGCCGATACAGTACGCCCTGGGCTACCCGCAGCGCCTGAAGTCGGCGTTCCCGAGGTTCAGCTTCCTGGACTATCCGCAGCTGACCTTTGAGCAGCCGGACCTGAAGACCTTCCGGAACCTGCAGATTGCCTACGGGGCCATGGAGCGGGGTGGTAACATGCCCTGTGTGCTAAATGCCGCCAACGAGGTGGCCGTCAGTGCCTTCCTCCACGATGAAGTGGGCTTCCTGCAGATGTCGGATATCATTGAAAGCTGTATGGCGAAAGTTGCGTATATTGCGAATCCTTCTTACGAGGACTATGTGGAGACGGACAGGGAGACAAGAGTGCAGGCTGCGGGGTTAATTGGCCGCAGTGCTTAA
- a CDS encoding DUF6702 family protein yields MLSKLLTGVLLFAALLAAQPASAHDYHASITDVAYNPRTQSLEVAVKVFMDDLEDALSRQAKSNITYSSSSVAVKEQLSDYLQSTLSFGLEKGKPLKAKLLGSEADADVVWLYVEVPVQQAALTQLYIKNAILTDLFTDQMNIVNVNYKGKTESVLLQPGEVTKKLTF; encoded by the coding sequence ATGCTATCTAAACTTCTGACGGGCGTGCTGCTGTTCGCGGCCCTGCTGGCCGCGCAGCCAGCCAGCGCCCACGATTACCACGCCAGCATCACCGACGTGGCGTATAACCCACGCACCCAAAGCCTGGAGGTGGCCGTGAAAGTGTTCATGGACGACCTGGAGGACGCGCTGTCGCGCCAGGCAAAATCCAACATCACGTACAGCAGCAGTTCCGTGGCCGTAAAGGAGCAGTTGTCTGATTACCTCCAATCCACGCTCTCGTTCGGGTTGGAGAAAGGCAAGCCGCTGAAGGCAAAGCTGCTGGGCTCGGAGGCGGACGCTGATGTGGTGTGGCTGTATGTGGAGGTGCCGGTGCAGCAGGCGGCCCTGACACAGCTATATATCAAAAACGCCATCCTGACCGATCTGTTCACAGACCAGATGAACATCGTGAACGTGAACTACAAAGGCAAGACCGAGAGTGTGCTGCTGCAGCCCGGCGAGGTGACAAAAAAGCTGACCTTTTAG